One genomic window of Biomphalaria glabrata chromosome 9, xgBioGlab47.1, whole genome shotgun sequence includes the following:
- the LOC106074646 gene encoding actin-related protein 5-like, with protein MFTFKDEKPQPDPIFEYDAALHENGVPLVIDNGTYQCRAGWASSQAPNLLFKNVTAKQKGKKSQNETETLIGNDITSMEVAKWILRSQFDRNIVTLFDIQEQTFDYLFSHLGISTEGCVDHPIVLTEAVCNPNYTRQLMNELLFECYHIPQVAYGVDSLFSLYYNHPSPETADALIVDCGYQATHVVPVIGGRIYPEQCRRINIGGGYIDWFLQRILQLKYPGHVNAITINRVEEMIRDHCYMATDFLAELSLWNDNNYFEANVRKMQLPLGQQAASSLLTAEQQKERRKQQIARLQEVNTKRRLDKLQSDEAELQKLLEVQELIVTGDDDAFTSALAEVGLNRVEDLQEAVDRLSADIQRAKAKILGQEPAPIEQENKEPSFPLLDIPDEMLTPDQLAIKKRQKILKSAREGRKKALALQREKRQKEWEEEKKLEERRRVDFNGWLAEVRAKRQKILDARNARRQKKSDMTKRRTYAAQQRMRIISQLAAQPSKKGDNFGQNDADWDVYKEINREGGTSDSEAEEEKLEELETMLKEHDPEFQKDVDLGGLSGEFDVAEYYRLHLGVERIRVPELLFQPSMLGLEQAGLSETMEFILGRLPNNLQTKVVQHVFLTGGNANFFNFKERIDRELLQIRPFQSTYNIFKAGNPSLDAWNGARKFALSPFLASSSITRKDYEEMGDGYLREHVASNRYFPTPIVPLT; from the exons GAACGTATCAATGCCGAGCTGGATGGGCATCCTCACAAGCACCCAAccttctatttaaaaatgtcaCTGCTAAACAAAAGGGGAAAAAGAGCCAAAAT GAAACTGAAACTCTCATTGGCAATGACATCACAAGTATGGAAGTGGCTAAGTGGATTCTTCGATCTCAATTTGACAGAAATATAGTGACACTCTTTGATATACAG gAGCAGACTTTTGATTATCTTTTCTCCCACTTGGGCATCTCAACAGAAGGGTGTGTAGATCATCCCATTGTGTTGACAGAAGCTGTTTGTAATCCCAACTATACAAGACAAT TGATGAATGAattgttatttgaatgttatCACATACCTCAAGTAGCCTATGGAGTCGACTCTCTCTTTAGTTTGTACTACAACCATCCTTCTCCAG AAACAGCTGATGCTCTTATTGTGGACTGTGGTTACCAAGCAACCCATGTAGTGCCTGTTATAGGTGGTAGAATATACCCAGAACAATGTCGCAGAATCAACATAGGGGGTGGCTACATAGATTGGTTTCTCCAAAGAATCTTACAGCTTAAATATCCCGGACATGTCAATGCTATCACCATTAACAGAGTAGAA GAAATGATAAGAGACCATTGTTACATGGCAACTGACTTCTTAGCAGAACTAAGTTTATGGAATGATAATAACTATTTTGAAGCTAATGTCAGGAAGATGCAACTTCCCCTTGGTCAG CAAGCTGCAAGCTCACTACTAACTGCggaacaacaaaaagaaagaaggaaacaACAAATAGCCAGACTGCAAGAAGTCAACACTAAAAGAAGACTTGACAAG TTACAATCCGATGAAGCAGAACTTCAGAAACTGTTAGAAGTCCAGGAATTGATAGTTACTGGGGATGATGATGCCTTCACT TCAGCCCTGGCTGAGGTTGGTTTAAATAGAGTTGAAGACTTACAGGAAGCCGTGGACAGATTATCTGCTGACATTCAAAGAGCTAAAGCAAAAATTTTAGGTCAAGAACCTGCACCTATTGAACAAGAG AATAAGGAGCCATCTTTTCCACTGCTAGATATTCCTGATGAAATGTTGACACCTGATCAACTGGCTATTAAAAAACGACAGAAAATTCTCAAAAGTGCAAgggaaggaagaaagaaagctTTAGCTttacagagagagaaaagacaAAAG gAATgggaagaagagaagaaacttgaagagagaaggagagtaGATTTTAATGGATGGTTGGCAGAAGTGAGAGCCAAGAGGCAG AAAATTTTGGATGCTCGTAATGCAAGAAGACAAAAGAAGTCAGATATGACAAAGAGAAGAACTTATGCAGCTCAACAGAGAATGAGAATAATATCTCAGCTAGCAGCAC AGCCCTccaaaaagggagataattttgGCCAGAATGATGCAGATTGGGATGTGTATAAAGAAATT aatcgTGAAGGTGGTACCAGTGACTCTGAGgcagaagaagaaaaattgGAAGAACTTGAGACAATGCTGAAAGAACATGATCCTGagtttcaaaa AGATGTTGATTTGGGAGGTTTATCTGGAGAGTTTGATGTTGCTGAGTACTACAGGTTACATTTGGGAGTGGAGAGAATAAG AGTTCCAGAACTTCTGTTCCAGCCCTCAATGCTCGGTCTAGAACAGGCTGGTCTGAGTGAAACTATGGAGTTTATTCTTGGTAGATTGCCAAATAATCTTCAGACTAAAGTTGTTCAG CATGTATTCTTGACAGGAGGCAATGCtaacttttttaactttaaagaaaGAATAGACAGAGAACTGCTTCAGATCAGACCATTTCAAAGTacatacaatatttttaaagcag GCAACCCAAGCTTAGATGCATGGAATGGTGCTAGAAAATTTgcattatctcccttccttGCCAGCAGTTCCATTACCAGGAAGGACTATGAAGAAATGGGGGATGGCTACCTGAGGGAGCATGTAGCATCCAACAGATATTTCCCTACACCCATTGTACCACTCACGTAG